A window from Cryobacterium sp. SO1 encodes these proteins:
- a CDS encoding DNA polymerase III subunit gamma and tau translates to MIGQSQVTDPLMTALRTNRVNHAYLFSGPRGCGKTTSARILARCLNCAEGPTDTPCGVCPSCVELSRDGSGSLDVVEIDAASHNGVDDARDIRERAIFAPARDRYKIFILDEAHMVTPQGFNALLKIVEEPPEHVKFIFATTEPEKVIGTIRSRTHHYPFRLVPPAPMLDYVQTLCDSEHMTVAPGVLPLVVRAGGGSPRDTLSLLDQLMAGSETDAIEYERAVALLGYTHATLLDDAVDAIAARNSSAAFDAVDRVIQTGQDPRRFVEDLLERMRDLIIVAATSAAGAAAVLRGVPQDELDRMQVQASKFGPAELSRSADILNAALTEMTGATSPRLHLELMIARVLIPATDDSTRGALARVERLERRIGVDGGSTDASTATVSAASAGAASGGAASATRPPAATSAGRPAAASAASPAGDAAAAAAVPAGSGWATRVPGSPAATPAETPAGAAAGATTSSDAAGVSAPTAAPGATPAAPVAGATEAAAETAPIVTPVVPVGPVSLAQIKDAWPQILEAVKEVKLSAWLVVYTARVLELRGEDVLVLSFPSEQDMQGFKAQQAPGQGVSEFLRGAIVKVLGLRVKFIARADSETFAAAGAGHSAGGAPAGQTVSADASPAARPAGSGAPSTAPVGGPGANSSGPSADASAPSGSGRAGSAPADSLTSGVSAPSPAAADATSSAESAFGSYAGSGSPSNAPSGAGAGSATSGAATATATRSATATLSPPATSTGWATVVIPGSAAALAAAETLADEPVVAPPTDGAAVSVGAPAAAPATSAAAAPSAALDVPASSAPTAAPQASAPSAPGYDFAPEPDFEPPFDEEPPPYDDLPPDPQHFTTPVDPARGGRPNRQQPSAPQQPRAQQASDQAPTAGASAPGAPAASAPASQRGAPARRSPAFAEKQRYGEAVVREILGATFIEEQPHDPISRQRNDN, encoded by the coding sequence ATGATCGGTCAGTCTCAGGTGACCGACCCGCTCATGACCGCCCTGCGCACCAACCGGGTCAATCATGCCTACCTCTTCAGCGGACCCCGCGGCTGTGGCAAGACCACCTCCGCGCGCATCCTGGCCCGCTGCCTCAACTGCGCCGAGGGTCCCACCGACACCCCGTGCGGCGTGTGCCCCAGCTGTGTCGAGCTTTCCCGCGACGGCAGCGGCTCCCTCGACGTGGTCGAGATCGACGCGGCCAGCCACAACGGTGTCGACGACGCCCGCGACATCCGCGAGCGCGCCATCTTCGCGCCGGCCCGCGACCGCTACAAGATCTTCATCCTCGACGAAGCGCACATGGTCACCCCGCAGGGCTTCAATGCTCTCCTGAAGATCGTCGAAGAACCGCCGGAACACGTGAAGTTCATCTTCGCCACAACCGAGCCCGAGAAGGTCATCGGCACCATCCGCTCGCGCACCCACCACTACCCGTTCCGCCTGGTGCCGCCGGCGCCCATGCTCGACTACGTGCAGACCCTCTGCGACAGCGAGCACATGACCGTGGCCCCCGGCGTGCTGCCGCTCGTGGTGCGCGCCGGTGGCGGTTCGCCCCGCGACACGCTGTCGCTGCTCGACCAGCTCATGGCCGGTTCCGAGACCGACGCCATCGAGTACGAGCGGGCCGTGGCCCTGCTCGGCTACACGCACGCCACCCTGCTCGACGACGCCGTCGACGCCATCGCCGCCCGCAACTCCTCGGCCGCGTTCGACGCCGTCGACCGGGTCATCCAGACCGGCCAGGACCCGCGCCGCTTCGTCGAAGACCTGCTCGAGCGCATGCGCGACCTCATCATCGTGGCCGCAACCAGTGCTGCCGGCGCCGCCGCGGTGCTCCGCGGCGTGCCGCAAGACGAGCTCGACCGCATGCAGGTGCAGGCGAGCAAGTTCGGCCCCGCCGAGCTGAGCCGCAGCGCCGACATCCTCAACGCCGCCCTCACCGAGATGACGGGCGCCACCTCGCCACGCCTGCACCTCGAGCTGATGATCGCCCGTGTTCTCATCCCCGCCACCGACGACAGCACCCGCGGCGCCCTCGCCCGCGTCGAACGTCTCGAGCGCCGCATCGGCGTCGACGGTGGCAGCACGGATGCGTCCACTGCGACCGTATCCGCCGCTTCGGCTGGCGCTGCTTCGGGTGGCGCCGCTTCGGCGACTCGACCGCCTGCCGCGACCTCGGCCGGCCGGCCGGCCGCCGCGTCGGCGGCCAGTCCCGCGGGCGACGCCGCTGCCGCCGCGGCAGTTCCAGCCGGTTCGGGCTGGGCCACTCGCGTGCCCGGATCCCCGGCTGCCACCCCGGCCGAGACCCCCGCCGGTGCGGCCGCCGGTGCCACCACGTCCTCCGACGCCGCCGGGGTGAGCGCACCAACCGCAGCGCCAGGCGCCACCCCGGCAGCGCCCGTTGCGGGCGCCACCGAAGCCGCCGCTGAGACCGCGCCGATTGTTACCCCCGTTGTTCCCGTCGGGCCGGTCAGCCTGGCGCAGATCAAGGATGCCTGGCCGCAGATCCTCGAGGCCGTCAAGGAGGTCAAGCTCAGCGCCTGGCTCGTGGTCTACACCGCGCGAGTGCTCGAGCTGCGTGGCGAAGACGTTCTTGTGCTGTCCTTCCCCAGCGAGCAGGACATGCAGGGCTTCAAGGCTCAGCAGGCTCCCGGTCAGGGTGTCAGTGAGTTCCTCCGCGGCGCCATCGTGAAGGTGCTCGGCCTGCGAGTGAAGTTCATCGCCCGCGCCGACTCCGAGACGTTCGCCGCCGCGGGCGCCGGCCACTCCGCTGGCGGAGCTCCTGCCGGCCAGACTGTGAGTGCCGACGCGTCACCGGCTGCCCGACCAGCGGGCTCCGGTGCCCCGTCGACGGCCCCGGTCGGCGGCCCCGGCGCGAACTCTTCCGGACCCTCCGCCGATGCCTCGGCTCCCTCCGGGTCAGGTCGGGCCGGCTCGGCTCCCGCCGACTCGCTTACATCGGGCGTTTCCGCACCGAGCCCCGCCGCAGCCGACGCCACGTCGTCCGCCGAGTCCGCGTTCGGCAGCTACGCCGGCAGCGGATCGCCCAGCAACGCCCCTTCCGGCGCGGGTGCAGGCTCTGCCACATCGGGAGCGGCTACCGCGACGGCAACCCGCTCGGCCACCGCCACCCTCTCGCCGCCGGCCACTTCCACCGGATGGGCCACCGTCGTCATCCCCGGATCCGCCGCCGCCCTGGCTGCCGCGGAAACCCTGGCCGACGAGCCAGTGGTGGCGCCGCCGACCGACGGTGCGGCCGTCTCCGTTGGAGCTCCGGCCGCGGCCCCGGCCACCAGCGCTGCCGCCGCCCCCAGCGCAGCGCTCGACGTTCCGGCGTCGTCAGCACCCACCGCTGCTCCGCAGGCGTCGGCTCCGTCGGCCCCGGGCTACGACTTTGCGCCCGAACCCGACTTCGAACCGCCGTTCGATGAAGAACCGCCGCCATACGACGACCTCCCGCCGGACCCGCAGCACTTCACCACACCCGTGGATCCGGCTCGCGGCGGCCGCCCGAACCGTCAGCAGCCCTCGGCGCCACAGCAGCCTCGAGCCCAGCAGGCGTCTGACCAGGCACCGACTGCCGGGGCGTCCGCACCCGGCGCGCCAGCCGCATCCGCCCCCGCCAGCCAGCGCGGCGCGCCCGCGCGGCGGTCGCCCGCGTTCGCCGAGAAGCAGCGCTACGGTGAGGCCGTGGTGCGGGAGATCCTCGGCGCCACCTTCATCGAGGAGCAGCCGCACGACCCGATCTCGCGACAGAGGAACGACAACTAA
- the recR gene encoding recombination mediator RecR, with product MYEGIVQELIDELGRLPGIGPKSAQRIAFHILQTKNFDVTHLANVLLEVRDKVKFCEICGNVSEQDTCMICRDPRRNPTSICVVEEAKDVVAIERTREFKGLYHVLGGAISPIDGIGPDDLRIRQLMTRLADNTVQEVIIATDPNLEGEATATYLSRLLTTLDIKVSRLASGLPVGGDLEYADEVTLGRAFEGRRTVTS from the coding sequence ATGTACGAAGGCATCGTTCAGGAACTCATCGATGAGCTCGGTCGTCTGCCCGGCATCGGCCCGAAGTCGGCGCAGCGCATCGCGTTCCACATTCTGCAGACCAAGAATTTCGACGTGACCCACCTGGCGAACGTGCTGCTAGAGGTGCGCGACAAGGTCAAGTTCTGCGAGATCTGCGGCAACGTCTCCGAGCAGGATACCTGCATGATCTGCCGCGACCCGCGCCGCAACCCCACCTCGATCTGCGTGGTCGAAGAGGCCAAGGACGTCGTCGCAATCGAACGCACCCGCGAGTTCAAGGGCCTCTACCATGTGCTCGGCGGGGCGATCAGCCCCATCGACGGCATCGGTCCCGACGACCTGCGCATCCGCCAGCTGATGACCCGCCTGGCCGACAACACCGTGCAGGAGGTGATCATCGCCACCGACCCCAACCTCGAGGGCGAGGCCACCGCCACCTACCTGTCGCGCCTGCTCACCACCTTGGACATCAAGGTCAGCCGCCTGGCCTCCGGCCTGCCCGTCGGCGGCGACCTCGAGTACGCCGACGAGGTCACCCTCGGCCGTGCCTTCGAGGGCCGCCGAACCGTCACCAGCTAG